The proteins below come from a single Coprobacter tertius genomic window:
- a CDS encoding YIP1 family protein: protein MIKNILSRIFFLIVAPGKTWAEIKEKDESTDHFLNNFLYPVMGVTALSVFGGFFGSDFTLEKGIKLGTICFVKYFVGFYLCAFLIEEMSLRIFEMPKNIKKSRIFSGYLLSISMVITFAMNLLPNNFSFLAFAPLYIVYVVWEGIKNYFEVPETKKMLSTIFISIVVLLSPMIIERIMYMLMPGIKG, encoded by the coding sequence ATGATAAAAAATATACTATCCCGAATTTTTTTTCTGATAGTAGCACCCGGTAAGACATGGGCAGAAATCAAGGAAAAGGATGAATCTACAGACCATTTTCTGAATAATTTCCTGTATCCGGTTATGGGTGTTACCGCATTATCAGTTTTCGGAGGATTTTTCGGCTCGGATTTTACTTTGGAAAAAGGAATAAAATTAGGGACTATCTGTTTCGTTAAATATTTCGTAGGTTTTTATCTATGTGCCTTTTTAATTGAAGAAATGAGCCTACGTATTTTTGAAATGCCGAAAAATATTAAAAAGAGCCGAATATTTTCAGGATATCTATTGAGCATTTCCATGGTTATTACTTTTGCAATGAACTTGTTGCCGAACAATTTTTCATTTCTCGCGTTTGCACCTTTATACATTGTATATGTCGTATGGGAAGGAATTAAAAATTATTTTGAAGTCCCCGAAACGAAAAAAATGTTGTCAACCATATTTATATCGATCGTCGTATTACTTTCACCGATGATTATCGAACGTATCATGTATATGCTCATGCCTGGAATCAAAGGATGA
- the smpB gene encoding SsrA-binding protein produces the protein MKLPQINIKNKRASFDYELLDTYTAGIVLTGTEIKSIRLGKASLVDTFCYFNNGELWIKNMYVAEYFYGTYNNHSARRDRKLLLTAKELQKIQRLTKEAGFSVIPTKVFISEKGLAKIVIAVAKGKKAYDKRESIKEREDKRQIDRAFKR, from the coding sequence ATGAAATTACCGCAAATTAATATAAAAAATAAAAGAGCATCATTCGACTATGAATTGCTCGATACCTATACAGCAGGAATTGTGCTTACCGGAACCGAAATAAAATCTATCAGGCTCGGTAAAGCCAGTCTTGTCGATACATTCTGCTATTTCAATAACGGTGAATTATGGATAAAAAATATGTATGTAGCCGAATATTTTTACGGGACATATAATAATCATTCTGCTCGCCGAGATCGAAAATTATTACTCACAGCAAAAGAATTACAAAAAATTCAACGTCTTACCAAAGAGGCCGGTTTTTCTGTAATACCGACTAAAGTATTTATCAGTGAAAAAGGTCTGGCAAAAATTGTTATCGCTGTAGCTAAAGGTAAAAAAGCCTATGATAAACGGGAATCTATTAAAGAAAGAGAAGATAAACGACAGATTGACCGGGCTTTTAAACGATAA
- a CDS encoding THUMP-like domain-containing protein, producing MLNAENIYILNTDSDSFCHRNKEKFDFCYIDPARRSINNKRVFAFESCEPNVLSMIPEILKFSDKMMIKASPMIDINLAISQLKDVSEVYIVSVQNECKEILFYIDKYNSNDVIPIYCTNIFSDYTKNVYCFNLKAERSLPSSTYAECMQRYLYEPNSSVLKGGAFKSIAETYGLNKLDASSHLYTEDRWIKDFPGKIFEVLDVIVFSGKILKTLSHKYDRLLISTRNFPLSPEEIRKRSNIKDGGELYLFATTLFPQKKILIIAKRIIV from the coding sequence GTGTTAAATGCCGAAAATATCTATATTTTAAATACCGATTCGGATAGTTTTTGTCATCGAAACAAAGAAAAATTCGATTTTTGTTACATAGATCCAGCCAGACGAAGTATTAATAATAAAAGAGTTTTTGCTTTTGAGAGTTGTGAGCCTAATGTTTTATCAATGATTCCCGAAATATTGAAATTTTCGGATAAAATGATGATCAAAGCTTCTCCGATGATTGATATTAATTTAGCAATCAGCCAATTAAAGGATGTTTCAGAAGTATATATCGTTTCGGTACAGAATGAATGTAAAGAAATTTTGTTTTACATTGATAAATATAATTCAAATGATGTTATCCCTATTTATTGTACAAATATTTTTTCGGATTATACCAAAAACGTTTATTGCTTTAACTTAAAAGCAGAGCGTTCCCTACCCTCCTCTACATATGCCGAGTGTATGCAAAGATATTTATATGAACCTAACTCTTCTGTTTTAAAAGGCGGTGCGTTTAAATCTATTGCAGAAACTTATGGTTTGAATAAATTGGATGCAAGCAGTCATTTATATACAGAGGACCGATGGATTAAAGATTTTCCAGGAAAGATTTTTGAGGTTTTGGATGTTATTGTTTTCTCGGGTAAAATACTTAAAACTTTATCGCATAAGTACGACCGTTTACTCATTTCGACGAGAAATTTTCCTTTATCACCTGAAGAAATACGAAAAAGATCGAATATTAAAGATGGTGGAGAATTATATTTGTTTGCAACAACATTATTTCCTCAGAAAAAAATACTGATTATCGCTAAACGTATTATCGTTTAA
- a CDS encoding tetratricopeptide repeat protein — translation MRKIFLTAACCLFASASFAQMKMVNRAFSEAKMENPDFNAARNAIKEAMENPETKEVAKTWYVGGFVENKAFENDQKKMMINQEVKENDMYNALYNTYKYFRVAAKYDTVPNEKGKVKPKYLRDIKTILKNNQAFFMNAGAYYYNQKDYNKAGEMWQTYLDIPDIDFMKSMDIKKDTTYTQIKYNRAIAAVIEGQGKDDKAVHEVAIKTLEGLKDSKYNEMDVYKFLTYEYETMKDTTSLVKTLEEAVTKFGKDANKDDYQFLLKLINYYIYSDQAQRAIAYLDKALETDPQNAEYWKVKGSLYSELKDDDKAIECMKKAIEINPDYVDAIGELGRLYYNKAIEMTSEISTIKEDKAYIQARNEKVVPYYKLAMPLLEKAHKMKPDESMYKIALRGIYYNLEDEANLKRIESEM, via the coding sequence ATGAGAAAAATATTTTTAACCGCAGCATGTTGCTTGTTCGCCAGTGCTTCATTTGCCCAAATGAAGATGGTAAATCGCGCGTTTAGCGAAGCAAAAATGGAAAATCCCGATTTCAATGCCGCCCGGAATGCGATTAAGGAGGCAATGGAAAATCCCGAAACTAAAGAAGTTGCCAAAACTTGGTATGTAGGTGGTTTTGTTGAAAATAAAGCTTTTGAGAATGATCAGAAAAAAATGATGATCAATCAGGAAGTGAAAGAAAACGATATGTATAATGCATTGTATAATACATATAAATATTTCCGTGTGGCGGCTAAATACGATACTGTACCGAATGAAAAAGGTAAAGTAAAACCCAAATATCTGCGTGATATTAAAACTATTTTGAAAAATAATCAGGCTTTTTTCATGAATGCAGGAGCGTATTATTACAATCAAAAAGATTATAATAAAGCTGGAGAAATGTGGCAAACATATCTTGATATTCCTGATATCGATTTTATGAAATCTATGGATATAAAAAAAGATACGACTTATACTCAGATAAAATATAATCGTGCTATTGCTGCTGTTATCGAAGGACAGGGGAAAGACGATAAGGCAGTACATGAGGTAGCCATAAAAACTCTCGAGGGCTTAAAAGATAGCAAGTATAATGAAATGGATGTATATAAATTTCTTACTTATGAGTATGAAACCATGAAGGATACAACCTCATTGGTAAAAACTTTAGAAGAAGCTGTAACAAAATTCGGTAAAGATGCTAATAAAGATGATTATCAATTTCTTTTGAAATTAATAAACTATTATATTTATTCTGATCAGGCCCAAAGAGCTATCGCTTATCTTGATAAAGCTCTCGAAACAGATCCTCAGAATGCTGAATATTGGAAAGTTAAAGGTAGCCTTTATTCTGAACTTAAAGATGATGATAAAGCAATAGAGTGTATGAAGAAAGCAATCGAGATTAACCCTGATTATGTCGATGCAATTGGAGAACTCGGCCGTTTGTATTATAATAAAGCGATTGAAATGACCAGTGAAATAAGTACAATAAAAGAAGATAAGGCTTATATACAGGCTCGTAATGAAAAGGTCGTTCCTTATTATAAATTAGCTATGCCTTTACTTGAGAAAGCTCATAAAATGAAACCTGATGAAAGCATGTATAAAATTGCTTTGAGAGGTATTTATTACAATCTTGAAGATGAAGCAAATCTTAAACGCATAGAATCTGAAATGTAA
- the gyrA gene encoding DNA gyrase subunit A, whose product MVDQDRIIKVNIENKMKSAYIDYSMSVIVARALPDVRDGFKPVHRRVLFGMNELGNTSDKPYKKSARIVGEVLGKYHPHGDSSVYFAMVRMAQEWSLRYPLVDGQGNFGSVDGDSPAAMRYTEARLSKLAEEMLRDIDKDTVTFRNNFDDTLREPTVLPTRIPNLLVNGASGIAVGMATNMPPHNLSEVIDGTIALIDNRNMEVSDLMQYIKAPDFPTGGYIYGYSGVRDAFETGRGRIVIRAKAEIEADGNREKIVVTEIPYLVNKAELIKNIADLVEDKRIEGISNINDESDRTGMRIVIDIKKDANSSVVLNKLYKLTALQSSFSVNNIALVGSIDGNPGHPQLLNLKQLLEAFVEHRHDVVVRRTRYELAEAEKKAHILEGLIIACDHIDEVIQIIRSSKSPDEARERLMSTFNLSEAQSRAIVEMRLRQLTGLEQDKLRADYKNLMEQIDYFNRILSDDGLCMQVVKDELSEIKEKYGDDRKTEIIYASEEFNAEDFYADDEMIITISHMGYIKRTPLTEFRAQNRGGVGAKGSDTRDEDFIEYIYPASMHNYMLFFTQKGRCYWLKVYEIPEGTKNSKGRAIQNMLNIDADDKVNAFIRVKQLQDPDYNTKHYLVFCTKKGVIKKTQLEAYSRPRQNGVNAITIREDDQVIQVRLTNGDSQIIMANKFGRAIRFHESAVREMGRMATGVRGMTLDGGSDEVVGMICIKDVEKETVMVVSEQGYGKRSKVEDYRITNRGGKGVKTLNITEKTGNLVSIKSVTDDNDLVIINKSGITLRMKVADVRIMGRATQGVKLINLEKRNDEIASVCKVLSETVEEESPEESVNDVE is encoded by the coding sequence TGGCGATTCTTCGGTATATTTTGCTATGGTACGTATGGCTCAGGAATGGTCACTCCGTTATCCGTTGGTCGACGGACAGGGTAATTTCGGATCCGTAGATGGTGATAGTCCTGCCGCAATGCGTTATACCGAAGCTCGTTTGTCTAAACTTGCTGAAGAAATGTTGCGGGATATCGATAAGGATACGGTCACTTTTCGAAATAACTTTGATGATACATTACGTGAGCCGACTGTATTGCCTACACGTATTCCGAACCTTTTGGTAAACGGAGCATCTGGTATTGCTGTGGGTATGGCAACAAATATGCCTCCTCATAATTTGTCGGAAGTAATTGATGGGACGATTGCTCTTATCGATAATCGTAATATGGAGGTTTCTGATTTGATGCAATACATTAAAGCTCCTGATTTCCCTACTGGAGGTTATATTTATGGATATTCTGGTGTAAGGGATGCGTTTGAAACTGGAAGGGGGCGTATTGTAATAAGGGCTAAAGCTGAAATTGAAGCTGATGGTAATAGAGAGAAAATCGTAGTTACCGAAATTCCTTATCTTGTAAATAAAGCCGAACTGATAAAAAATATTGCCGATCTGGTTGAAGATAAAAGGATAGAAGGTATATCAAATATTAATGACGAATCGGACCGAACCGGCATGCGTATTGTTATCGATATAAAGAAAGATGCCAATTCGAGTGTCGTTTTGAATAAATTATATAAACTTACAGCTCTGCAATCTTCTTTCAGTGTTAATAATATTGCTTTGGTGGGAAGTATCGACGGAAATCCCGGGCACCCTCAATTATTAAACTTAAAACAATTGCTCGAGGCATTTGTAGAGCATAGACATGACGTTGTGGTTAGACGTACCCGTTATGAACTGGCTGAGGCGGAGAAAAAAGCGCATATATTGGAGGGCCTTATTATTGCTTGTGATCATATCGATGAGGTAATACAAATCATTCGTTCTTCTAAAAGTCCTGATGAAGCTCGTGAACGTTTAATGTCTACATTTAATCTTAGTGAAGCTCAGTCGAGGGCTATTGTGGAAATGCGCTTGAGACAGTTAACTGGTCTCGAGCAAGATAAGTTGCGTGCCGATTATAAGAATCTTATGGAACAAATCGATTATTTCAATCGTATTTTATCAGATGATGGTTTGTGTATGCAAGTTGTAAAAGATGAATTGTCCGAAATTAAAGAAAAATACGGCGATGATCGTAAAACCGAGATCATATATGCATCGGAAGAATTTAATGCTGAAGATTTTTATGCAGATGATGAAATGATTATAACCATATCTCATATGGGGTATATTAAACGTACGCCTTTAACCGAATTTCGAGCTCAGAACCGAGGCGGAGTAGGGGCGAAAGGTAGTGATACCAGAGATGAAGATTTCATAGAGTATATTTATCCGGCTTCGATGCACAATTACATGTTGTTTTTCACGCAAAAAGGACGTTGTTATTGGCTGAAAGTATATGAAATCCCCGAAGGTACAAAAAATTCGAAAGGCCGTGCTATTCAGAATATGCTTAATATAGATGCCGATGATAAAGTAAATGCCTTTATACGGGTGAAACAATTACAGGATCCTGATTATAATACAAAACATTATCTGGTATTTTGTACGAAAAAAGGTGTTATAAAGAAAACTCAACTCGAGGCATATTCTCGACCTCGACAAAATGGGGTAAATGCAATCACTATACGAGAAGATGACCAGGTAATACAAGTACGCCTTACAAATGGAGACAGCCAGATTATCATGGCGAACAAATTTGGACGTGCTATACGCTTCCACGAAAGTGCCGTTCGGGAAATGGGCCGTATGGCTACCGGTGTAAGAGGAATGACTCTCGACGGTGGTAGTGATGAGGTCGTAGGAATGATTTGTATAAAAGATGTTGAAAAAGAAACTGTGATGGTCGTTTCTGAACAAGGTTATGGAAAACGTTCTAAAGTGGAAGATTACCGTATAACAAATCGTGGTGGGAAAGGGGTGAAAACCTTGAATATTACAGAAAAAACAGGTAATTTAGTATCCATTAAGAGTGTCACAGATGATAATGATCTCGTAATTATTAATAAATCGGGTATCACTTTACGTATGAAGGTGGCCGATGTAAGAATTATGGGGCGTGCGACACAAGGTGTGAAATTGATTAATCTTGAAAAACGTAACGACGAAATCGCATCTGTTTGTAAAGTATTGTCTGAAACCGTAGAAGAAGAATCACCAGAGGAATCTGTAAACGATGTAGAATAA